In the Chloroflexota bacterium genome, one interval contains:
- a CDS encoding transcription termination factor Rho translates to MTTDEQTPSPIENQQEQAQTPRDIPREAPPAPQNGNGPAPVHAPPREREMRPPQQQHQGDRNHRHYDEPRRQHQGNHGHQGPPRHQQQHHQQHQYQDQPNQQEPRRPTEMSQMLQTLEAKSQEELGELAKELGVPSYQSLNKLQLIQALVQMRSRSQGLHLATGILEIMGDGYGFLRYNGVRPSPGDVYVSPSQIRRFALRMGDFVVGQVRPPKDGEKYYGLLRVEAINNQDPEVAKARPVFEQLTPIFPNKMIKLEIGPKNLSNRLIDLVSPIGRGQRGLIVAPPKAGKTILLKNIAAGVTANNPDIVLMVALVGERPEEVTDMERSVKGEVYSSTFDEPVEDHTRVAELVLDRAKRLAETGKDVVILLDSITRLTRAYNLAVPSSGRTLSGGMDPVALYPPKKFFGAARNLEQGGSLTVIATCLVDTGSRMDDVIYEEFKGTGNMELHLDRKLSEKRIYPAIDIQRSGTRREELLLDETTLRQVWLLRRIVAMIGSDANNSTEATERVIERLQKKPTNTEFLASLSKGDV, encoded by the coding sequence ATGACTACGGACGAACAGACCCCATCACCCATCGAGAACCAGCAGGAGCAGGCCCAGACCCCGCGGGACATCCCGCGCGAGGCGCCGCCTGCGCCGCAGAACGGCAACGGCCCCGCGCCGGTGCACGCGCCGCCCCGGGAGCGGGAGATGCGCCCGCCCCAGCAGCAGCACCAGGGCGATCGCAACCACCGCCATTACGATGAGCCGCGCCGCCAGCACCAGGGCAATCACGGCCATCAGGGCCCGCCGCGCCATCAGCAACAGCACCATCAGCAACACCAGTACCAGGACCAGCCTAATCAGCAGGAGCCGCGCCGTCCCACCGAGATGTCGCAGATGCTGCAGACGCTGGAGGCCAAGAGCCAAGAAGAGCTTGGGGAGCTCGCCAAAGAGCTCGGCGTCCCCAGCTACCAGAGCTTGAATAAGCTCCAGCTCATCCAGGCGCTGGTGCAGATGCGCTCGCGCTCCCAGGGCCTGCACCTCGCCACGGGCATCCTGGAAATCATGGGCGATGGCTATGGCTTCCTCCGCTATAACGGCGTGCGCCCCAGCCCCGGCGATGTCTACGTCTCCCCCTCCCAGATCCGCCGCTTCGCCCTTCGCATGGGCGATTTCGTCGTCGGCCAGGTGCGCCCGCCCAAAGACGGCGAGAAGTACTACGGCCTCCTGCGCGTTGAGGCCATCAACAACCAGGACCCCGAGGTCGCCAAGGCCCGCCCCGTCTTTGAGCAGCTCACGCCCATCTTTCCTAATAAGATGATCAAGTTGGAGATCGGCCCCAAGAACCTCTCCAACCGACTCATTGACCTCGTCTCCCCCATCGGCCGCGGCCAGCGCGGCCTCATCGTCGCGCCGCCCAAGGCCGGCAAGACCATCCTCCTCAAGAACATCGCCGCGGGCGTCACCGCCAACAACCCGGACATCGTCCTCATGGTCGCCCTCGTCGGCGAGCGCCCCGAGGAGGTCACGGACATGGAGCGCTCCGTGAAGGGCGAGGTCTACAGCTCAACCTTCGATGAGCCCGTGGAAGACCACACCCGCGTGGCGGAGTTGGTCCTTGACCGCGCCAAGCGCCTGGCTGAGACCGGCAAGGATGTCGTCATCCTCCTAGATAGCATCACGCGCCTCACCCGCGCCTACAACCTGGCCGTGCCCAGCAGCGGCCGCACCCTCTCCGGCGGCATGGACCCCGTGGCCCTCTACCCGCCCAAGAAGTTCTTCGGCGCGGCGCGCAACCTGGAGCAGGGCGGCAGCCTCACCGTCATCGCCACCTGTCTCGTGGACACCGGCTCCCGCATGGACGACGTCATCTACGAAGAGTTCAAGGGCACCGGCAACATGGAGCTCCACCTGGACCGCAAGCTCTCCGAGAAGCGCATCTACCCGGCGATCGACATCCAGCGCAGCGGGACCCGCCGCGAAGAGCTGCTCCTGGACGAGACGACCCTTCGCCAGGTTTGGCTCCTGCGCCGCATCGTCGCCATGATCGGCTCCGACGCCAACAACAGCACGGAGGCCACCGAGCGCGTCATCGAGCGCCTGCAGAAAAAGCCCACCAACACCGAGTTCCTGGCCTCCCTTAGCAAGGGAGATGTGTAG
- the fsa gene encoding fructose-6-phosphate aldolase, giving the protein MKLYLDTANIEEIRKGAKLGVVSGVTTNPSLVAKEGKGGLEEYRRVAVEIGNILAGAGVNEPSVSAEVVAADAAGMIQQGREIARWSKHIFVKLPSTTAGFEATAALSREGVRVNQTLCFSVNQAILAALAGAAYVSPFIGRLDDISEDGIALVRDICEVYKSQGHKTLVLAASIRHPLHVVQAAKAGAHIASVPHKVLEQMIAHPLTDIGMARFMADWEKVSKPQAR; this is encoded by the coding sequence ATGAAACTGTATCTGGACACAGCGAACATCGAAGAGATACGCAAGGGCGCCAAGCTGGGCGTCGTCAGCGGTGTGACCACCAATCCCTCCCTCGTGGCGAAGGAAGGCAAGGGCGGCCTTGAGGAATACCGGCGCGTTGCCGTGGAGATCGGAAACATCCTTGCAGGCGCTGGCGTGAACGAGCCCTCCGTCTCGGCGGAAGTGGTGGCGGCCGATGCCGCAGGCATGATTCAGCAGGGGCGCGAGATCGCCCGGTGGAGCAAGCACATCTTTGTGAAACTGCCCAGCACCACGGCGGGCTTCGAAGCCACGGCCGCCCTCTCGCGCGAAGGCGTGCGTGTCAACCAGACCCTCTGCTTCTCGGTGAACCAGGCGATCCTGGCGGCCCTCGCGGGCGCGGCCTACGTGAGCCCCTTCATCGGGCGCCTGGATGACATCAGCGAAGACGGCATCGCCCTGGTGCGGGACATCTGCGAAGTCTACAAGTCTCAGGGCCACAAGACGCTTGTCCTGGCGGCGAGCATCCGCCATCCCCTGCACGTGGTGCAGGCGGCGAAGGCAGGCGCGCACATCGCCTCGGTCCCGCACAAGGTGCTCGAGCAGATGATCGCGCACCCCCTCACGGATATCGGCATGGCGCGGTTCATGGCCGATTGGGAAAAGGTCTCGAAACCGCAGGCGCGATAA